The following is a genomic window from Amycolatopsis australiensis.
GGCAGATCAAGCCGTCGACTATTCGTGACTGGGTCGGCTCGATGGAAGAGCGCAAGCTCTCGGACAACTACCAGGCGGTCTTGTTCAACACCGTCTCCGGCGTGATGGATTCGGCCGTGGACGACCGCCGGATTCGTGAGAACCCGTGCCACGCGAAGACCGTGCGGCGACCGGTCGCGAGTAGCCCGCCGATCGTCGTTTGGCCGGAGGAACGTGTTCAAGCCGTGCGGTCGGGGCTGGCGGAGCGGTTCAAGATCGCGGTTCCGCTCGGTGCCGGTTTCGGTCTGCGGCAGGGTGAGATTCTGGGCTTCTCGCCGGACGACGTCGACCGGACCGCGATGACCGTGCGGATTCGACGACAGATCAAGACGGTCAGGGGCGTGATGATGTTCGCGCTCCCCAAACGGGGCAAGGAGCGGACCATCCCGCTGTCGGCCGCCATGCTGGCCGAGATCGACGACCACGAGGACCGGTTCCCGTCCGTGGCCGTCACGCTGCCCTGGCAGAGCGCTGACGGTGACCCGGTGACGGCACGGCTGCTGATGACGGCGGAAGGGGGCCGGCTGTACTCCGGGGACCTGTTCACCAAGGTCGTCTGGCACGGAGCGTTCCGGGCAGCCGGGATCAAGTACCGAGGTCGCGCGGACGGGATGCATGCGCTCCGTCACTTCTACGCGTCGACGCTCTTGGCCCGTGCGGTGTCGATTACGGAGCTGGCCGACTATCTTGGCCATGCGGACCCGGGCTTCACGCTCCGGACGTACACGCACCTCGTGCCGTCGAGCCACCAGCGGGCGCGGGAAGCGGTCGACGCGGTGTTCGGACGGCCTGCCCTCGATGACGGCCTGGAGGCGGCCTGATCATGAAACCGTGTCCCCGCCGACGCGAAAGCCGCCCGGTCGCACAGCCCCACGAAGGGCAAGCGACCGGGCGGCTTTCCGTTACACCACAACTACTTCAGCTCGGCGGAAGTCTTCCCGAGGATCCGGCGGGCGACGATCAACTGCTGAATCTGTTGCGTACCCTCGAAAATGTCCAGAATCTTCGCGTCCCGCGCCCACTTCTCCAGCAATGACTCCTCGCCGTACGCTCCGGTCAGCTCGACGCACTTCAGCGCGATCTCCACCACCGACCGGCCCGCCTTGGCCTTCGCCATCGACGCCTGCAACGAGTTCGGCTTGCGGTTGTCCGCCATCCACGCCGATTCCAGCGTCAGCAGGTACGCCGACTCGTAATCCGCTTCCAGGCGCAGGAATTCCGCTGCCGCCGCGTGCTGGGTGTTCGCCGGGCGGTCGTAGTCGATCTCGATTCCCGCTTCGGAAAGGATGCGGCGTGTCTCGTCCAGTGCCGCGCGGGCCACGCCGATCGCCATGGCCGCCACCAGGGGGCGCGTGTTGTCGAACGTCTGCATGACGCCCGCGAAGCCCTTTTTCGTGTCGATCTCCGGTGACCCCAGGAGGTTCTCCTTGGGGACGCGGCAGTTCTCGAAGCGCAGCACCGCCGTGTCCGAAGCGCGGATGCCGAGCTTGTGCTCGACGCGCACCACCTCGAAGCCCGGCGTGCCCTTCTCCACCACGAACGACTTGATCGCCGCGCGACCCTTCGACTTGTCCAGCGTCGCCCACACGACCACCGCGTCCGCGCGCTCGCCCGACGTCACGAAGATCTTCTCGCCGTTCAGCACGTAGTGGTCGCCGTCGAGGCGGGCCGTCGCCGTGATGGCCGCCGAGTCCGAGCCGCACGACGGCTCGGTGATCGCCATCGCCGCCCACATGCCGGAGAAGCGCTCCAGCTGCTCGTCGGTCGCCACCGAGCTGATCGCCGCGTTGCCGAGGCCCTGGCGCGGCATCGACAGCAGCAGCCCGACGTCACCCCAGCACATCTCGATCGTGCCGAGCACCACGTTCAGGTTGGCGCCGTTGCGGTTGCCCTTCTCCTCCTTGCCGGAGTCCGAGCGCCGCACGCCCGCCGCGCCCGCGCCGCCCTCGCCGGACGAGTTGAGCCCGTCCAGCAGCGCCGCAAACATGTCCAGCTCGGCCGGGTACGTGTGCTCCGCGCGGTCGTACTTGCGCGAGATCGGCCGGAACACCTCGGCCGCGGCCTGGTACGCCTGGTTGATCAGCGCGCCGGCCTTCTTGGGGACTTCCAGGTTAATCATCGTTAACGCCTTTCCGAGGCCTAGAGAAGGACGGCGCCTTCCATGACGCCGATGGCGCGCAGGTCGCGGTACCAGCGCTCGACCGGGTGCTCCTTGACGAAGCCGTGCCCGCCGAGCAGCTGCACGCCCGCGCTGCCGATCTGCATGCCCTTGTCCGTGGCCAGCTTCCGGGCCAGCGCGACCTCCCGCGCGTACGGCTTGCCCTGCTCGGCCCGCGCCGCCGCGCGCAGTGTCACCAGCCGCAGGCCCTCCAGCTCGATCGCGATGTCCGCGACCGAGAACGCGACCGCCTGGCGGTGGCTGATCGGCTCGCCGAACGCGGTCCGCTCGTTGACGTAGGGCACGACGTAGTCGAGGACGGCCTTCGCGGTGCCGGCCGCCAGCGCCGCCCAGCCCAGCCGCGACAGCCGCACGACCTCGGTGAAGACGTCCGCTTTCCCGCCGCCGAGCAACGCGCCCGCGGGCAGCGCCACCTTCTCCAGGTGCAGCTTGCCGGTCGCCGCGCCGCGCAGGCCCATCGCCGGCTCGGCCTCGATGGAGACCCCGGCGTTCGACGACTCGACGAGGAACAGCGCCGGCCCGCGGCCCTCGAGGTCGGCCGACACGATGAACAGCTCGGCCTGCGCCGCGCGCGGGACCAGCGACTTCACGCCGTCGAGCTGGTAACCCTTCGGCGTGCGACGCGCCTTCGTGGCGGGTTTGAACGGGTCGTAGAGCGCCTTCTGTTCCTGCAGCGCCAGCGCCGC
Proteins encoded in this region:
- a CDS encoding acyl-CoA dehydrogenase family protein, whose product is MINLEVPKKAGALINQAYQAAAEVFRPISRKYDRAEHTYPAELDMFAALLDGLNSSGEGGAGAAGVRRSDSGKEEKGNRNGANLNVVLGTIEMCWGDVGLLLSMPRQGLGNAAISSVATDEQLERFSGMWAAMAITEPSCGSDSAAITATARLDGDHYVLNGEKIFVTSGERADAVVVWATLDKSKGRAAIKSFVVEKGTPGFEVVRVEHKLGIRASDTAVLRFENCRVPKENLLGSPEIDTKKGFAGVMQTFDNTRPLVAAMAIGVARAALDETRRILSEAGIEIDYDRPANTQHAAAAEFLRLEADYESAYLLTLESAWMADNRKPNSLQASMAKAKAGRSVVEIALKCVELTGAYGEESLLEKWARDAKILDIFEGTQQIQQLIVARRILGKTSAELK
- a CDS encoding acyl-CoA dehydrogenase family protein, with translation MGWGLSALTRLAGSKVVDRAGLRKPIEGLVTAGTRNGFRVAGAATRSFKSVQKLGKPARLAPSPDTGLFDLTPTEDQQLIVETVTEFAAEQLRPAAADADAKLAAPEGLLARAAELGISLVGIPEELGGVGTERSVVTNALVAEALAHGDLGLAVAVLAPSAVSTALVSWGDEQQQADYLPAFVGENVPAAALALQEQKALYDPFKPATKARRTPKGYQLDGVKSLVPRAAQAELFIVSADLEGRGPALFLVESSNAGVSIEAEPAMGLRGAATGKLHLEKVALPAGALLGGGKADVFTEVVRLSRLGWAALAAGTAKAVLDYVVPYVNERTAFGEPISHRQAVAFSVADIAIELEGLRLVTLRAAARAEQGKPYAREVALARKLATDKGMQIGSAGVQLLGGHGFVKEHPVERWYRDLRAIGVMEGAVLL
- a CDS encoding tyrosine-type recombinase/integrase, with translation MGHIQDRWFRPARDAVTGKVILNARGKPVMERTELYGIGLRYKVRYLDPDNNERSKSFADKQKKRAEDFLIGVESDKREDKYIDPRASMTTFRQQAESWLKSQSPDPGTRSTILSRLESQIYPVFETKKVGQIKPSTIRDWVGSMEERKLSDNYQAVLFNTVSGVMDSAVDDRRIRENPCHAKTVRRPVASSPPIVVWPEERVQAVRSGLAERFKIAVPLGAGFGLRQGEILGFSPDDVDRTAMTVRIRRQIKTVRGVMMFALPKRGKERTIPLSAAMLAEIDDHEDRFPSVAVTLPWQSADGDPVTARLLMTAEGGRLYSGDLFTKVVWHGAFRAAGIKYRGRADGMHALRHFYASTLLARAVSITELADYLGHADPGFTLRTYTHLVPSSHQRAREAVDAVFGRPALDDGLEAA